In Pseudomonas lalkuanensis, the following are encoded in one genomic region:
- a CDS encoding ABC transporter transmembrane domain-containing protein, whose product MAFLLSSRQRNALRMAARFVAPYRWRVMGALLALLFTAAITLSMGQGIRLLVDQGLATQSEASLRHSIMLFFGLVLALALGTFTRFYLVSWIGERFVADIRKRVFDHLIQLHPGFYESNRASEIQSRLTADTTLLQSVIGSSLSMALRNGIMLVGGIGLLFVTNPKLTGIVLLALPLVLAPILLFGRRVRRLSRQSQDRIADVGSYVGETLGQIKTVQAYNHQAQDRQRFARTVEGAFDTARRRITQRAWLITLVILLVLGAVGVMLWVGGTDVIAGRISPGDLAAFVFYSLIVGAAFGAISEVIGELQSAAGAAERIAELLQARNDIHAPAQGQVSLPERVSGRIELDAVRFAYPGRPEVNALDGVSLDVRPGETLALVGPSGAGKSTVFELLLRFFDPQGGSIRVEGVELKQLEPADLRRCFALVSQNPALFYGSVEDNIRYGRPGASDTEVEAAARAAHAHEFITRLPQGYQTHLGEGGIGLSGGQRQRLAIARALLVDAPILLLDEATSALDAESEHLIQQALPALMSGRTTLVIAHRLATVQNADRIAVMERGRVVAIGRHAQLVASSPLYARLAELQFATQVGDEVE is encoded by the coding sequence ATGGCATTTCTCCTTTCTTCACGGCAGCGCAATGCGCTGCGCATGGCTGCGCGCTTCGTCGCGCCCTATCGCTGGCGGGTGATGGGTGCCCTGCTGGCGCTGCTGTTCACCGCCGCCATTACCCTGTCGATGGGGCAGGGCATCCGCTTGCTGGTGGACCAGGGGCTGGCTACCCAGTCCGAGGCGTCGCTGCGGCACTCGATCATGCTGTTCTTCGGTCTGGTGCTGGCCCTGGCGCTGGGAACCTTCACGCGCTTCTACCTGGTCTCGTGGATTGGCGAGCGCTTCGTGGCGGATATCCGCAAGCGCGTGTTTGACCATCTGATCCAGCTGCATCCGGGTTTCTACGAAAGCAATCGTGCGTCGGAAATCCAGTCCAGGCTCACCGCCGACACCACCTTATTGCAGTCGGTGATCGGTTCGTCGCTGTCCATGGCATTGCGCAACGGCATCATGCTGGTGGGCGGCATCGGCCTGCTATTCGTCACCAACCCGAAACTGACCGGCATCGTCCTGCTGGCGCTGCCGCTGGTGCTGGCGCCCATCCTCCTCTTCGGCCGGCGGGTGCGGCGTCTCTCGCGGCAAAGCCAGGACCGTATCGCCGACGTCGGCAGCTACGTTGGGGAAACCCTGGGGCAGATCAAGACGGTGCAGGCCTACAACCACCAGGCGCAGGACCGCCAGCGCTTCGCCCGTACGGTGGAGGGGGCCTTCGACACCGCACGCCGGCGTATCACCCAGCGTGCCTGGCTGATCACCCTGGTGATCCTGCTGGTGCTGGGCGCGGTGGGCGTGATGCTCTGGGTCGGCGGCACGGATGTGATCGCCGGGCGCATATCTCCCGGCGACCTGGCGGCCTTCGTCTTCTACAGCCTGATCGTGGGCGCGGCGTTCGGCGCCATCAGCGAGGTGATTGGCGAGCTGCAGAGCGCCGCCGGTGCCGCGGAGCGAATTGCCGAGTTGCTGCAGGCGCGAAACGACATTCATGCCCCGGCGCAGGGGCAGGTGTCGCTGCCTGAGCGGGTCAGCGGTCGCATCGAGCTGGACGCAGTGCGCTTCGCCTATCCCGGACGGCCGGAAGTGAATGCGCTGGACGGAGTCAGCCTGGACGTTCGCCCCGGCGAGACACTGGCGCTGGTGGGGCCTTCCGGTGCCGGCAAGTCGACGGTCTTCGAGCTGTTGCTGCGCTTTTTCGATCCCCAGGGCGGAAGCATCCGGGTGGAGGGCGTGGAACTGAAACAGTTGGAACCGGCCGACCTGCGCCGCTGCTTTGCGCTGGTTTCGCAAAATCCTGCGCTGTTCTACGGCAGTGTCGAGGACAACATCCGATACGGTCGTCCCGGAGCCAGTGACACCGAGGTCGAAGCGGCCGCCCGCGCCGCCCATGCCCACGAGTTCATCACCCGCCTGCCACAGGGGTACCAGACCCATCTGGGAGAGGGTGGCATCGGTCTCTCCGGCGGCCAGCGACAGCGCCTGGCCATCGCGCGTGCATTGCTGGTGGACGCGCCCATCCTGCTGCTGGACGAAGCGACCAGCGCTCTGGATGCGGAAAGCGAGCACCTGATCCAGCAGGCCCTGCCGGCACTGATGAGCGGACGCACAACGCTGGTGATCGCCCACCGCCTGGCCACGGTGCAGAACGCCGACCGCATCGCGGTGATGGAGCGGGGCAGGGTGGTGGCAATCGGTCGCCACGCGCAGCTGGTGGCCAGCAGTCCACTCTATGCGCGGCTGGCGGAACTGCAGTTCGCGACCCAGGTGGGAGACGAAGTGGAGTAG
- a CDS encoding DoxX-like family protein: MPIAERRRFALLARWGLALLFLYHGLVPKLLWLSADEKLMIAAHGLAHVELVATLAGLAEIIMALILLAVRQSRWPLVVSAVLLAGLLLDVALFTPGLLIQAFNPLSTNLVALCLCLVGWWAEAPARGGQSAGIAD, encoded by the coding sequence ATGCCGATCGCTGAGCGGCGTCGATTCGCCTTGCTGGCCCGCTGGGGGTTGGCGTTGCTGTTTCTCTACCACGGCCTTGTGCCCAAGCTGCTCTGGCTGAGCGCAGACGAGAAGCTGATGATCGCGGCCCACGGGTTGGCCCACGTCGAGTTGGTGGCGACCCTCGCCGGGCTGGCGGAGATCATCATGGCGCTGATCCTGCTCGCGGTTCGTCAGTCGCGCTGGCCGCTCGTTGTGTCCGCAGTGCTGCTGGCGGGGTTGTTGCTGGACGTAGCGCTGTTCACGCCGGGTCTGCTGATCCAGGCCTTCAATCCCCTGTCCACCAACCTGGTGGCGCTGTGCCTCTGCCTGGTGGGGTGGTGGGCGGAAGCTCCGGCGCGAGGTGGACAATCCGCTGGCATAGCTGACTGA
- a CDS encoding thiol-disulfide oxidoreductase DCC family protein: MDAEQYPPCVRPGECVVLFDGVCKLCNGWAKFLIRHDRARTIKLASVQSVEGQAILRWFGLPTDSFATLLYVEGAELSVRSEAIARILRQLPAPWPLLAIFRFLPLGLRDWCYDRVALNRYRLFGRYDACLLPSPDHEGRFLNADR, translated from the coding sequence ATGGATGCCGAGCAATACCCGCCCTGTGTCCGGCCCGGAGAGTGCGTCGTTCTCTTCGATGGGGTGTGCAAGCTCTGCAATGGCTGGGCGAAGTTCCTGATCCGCCACGACCGGGCACGGACCATCAAGCTCGCCTCGGTGCAGTCGGTGGAAGGGCAGGCGATCCTGCGCTGGTTTGGCTTGCCTACCGACAGCTTCGCGACCCTGCTCTATGTCGAGGGGGCCGAGCTGTCCGTCCGCTCCGAGGCAATCGCACGAATCCTGCGTCAGTTGCCGGCCCCCTGGCCGCTGCTGGCGATCTTCCGTTTCCTGCCGCTGGGGTTGCGCGACTGGTGCTATGACCGTGTCGCGTTGAATCGCTACCGACTCTTCGGCCGATATGACGCCTGCCTGCTGCCGTCCCCCGACCATGAGGGGCGCTTCCTGAATGCCGATCGCTGA
- a CDS encoding ATP-NAD kinase family protein, which yields MSLFHMGLIINPLAGLGGPAALKGSDGVAAQALARGAEPRAAARTRQALECLLPLVGRIQFLTFPGPMGADLLTEMGFAHRVLGHLDGPLTCADDTRHAVEALQDAGVALILFSGGDGTARDVSSAVREGQPVLGIPAGVKIHSGVYAISPRAAGELARRLVDGGLVRLASGEVRDLDETALRDGKVAARWYGELTVPVEGHFMQHVKQGGMESEELVLVDLADWLNDSWEESVRYVFGPGSTLHGLAANLGLETTLLGVDVIENGAVIARDVTESQLFELVDGHPARLLVTTIGGQGHIIGRGNQQISPRVLRAIGLDHIRVVATKRKLGTLEGRPLLVDSGDPVLDDAFPDAVRVWAGYKEELLYPLGWGDLG from the coding sequence ATGTCCTTGTTCCATATGGGCCTGATCATCAACCCGCTGGCCGGCCTGGGTGGCCCCGCTGCGCTCAAGGGCAGTGACGGTGTCGCCGCACAAGCTCTTGCCAGAGGCGCCGAGCCCCGGGCCGCGGCGCGCACCCGGCAGGCGCTGGAATGCCTGTTGCCGCTCGTCGGGCGCATCCAGTTCCTGACTTTCCCCGGCCCCATGGGCGCCGACCTGCTAACGGAGATGGGCTTTGCCCACCGGGTGCTGGGGCACCTCGACGGTCCGCTGACGTGCGCCGATGACACCCGTCATGCCGTCGAGGCCCTGCAGGACGCCGGTGTCGCCCTGATTCTCTTCTCCGGTGGCGATGGCACTGCGCGGGATGTCAGTTCCGCCGTGCGCGAAGGGCAGCCGGTACTGGGAATTCCCGCCGGGGTGAAGATCCACTCCGGGGTTTATGCCATCAGTCCGCGCGCCGCCGGCGAGCTGGCGCGACGTCTGGTGGACGGTGGGCTGGTGCGCCTGGCCAGTGGCGAGGTTCGTGACCTGGACGAAACCGCCTTGCGCGACGGCAAGGTAGCGGCGCGCTGGTACGGCGAGCTGACGGTCCCCGTGGAAGGCCACTTCATGCAGCACGTCAAACAAGGCGGCATGGAGTCGGAAGAGCTGGTGCTGGTGGATCTGGCTGACTGGTTGAACGACAGCTGGGAAGAGAGCGTGCGTTATGTGTTCGGCCCCGGCTCCACGCTCCATGGGCTGGCGGCCAACCTGGGGCTGGAAACCACGCTGCTCGGGGTCGATGTGATCGAGAACGGCGCAGTGATCGCCCGTGACGTGACCGAGTCCCAGCTCTTCGAACTGGTGGACGGCCACCCGGCGCGATTACTGGTCACCACCATCGGCGGCCAAGGCCACATCATTGGCCGCGGCAACCAGCAGATCAGCCCGCGGGTGTTGCGTGCCATTGGGCTGGACCACATTCGGGTAGTGGCCACCAAACGCAAGCTGGGCACCCTGGAAGGCCGGCCACTGCTGGTGGACAGTGGTGACCCGGTCCTGGATGACGCCTTCCCCGACGCGGTGCGGGTCTGGGCCGGCTACAAGGAAGAACTGCTCTATCCCCTGGGCTGGGGCGACCTGGGCTGA
- a CDS encoding PA1571 family protein — MSLHDSTSDRRVIPLQQRRPVGGAIIDAQGREIPITETMIQRACQELHKQLESELRQA, encoded by the coding sequence ATGAGCTTGCACGACAGCACTTCCGATCGCCGCGTAATTCCGCTGCAGCAACGCCGCCCGGTTGGCGGCGCGATCATCGATGCCCAGGGCCGTGAGATTCCGATTACCGAGACCATGATCCAGCGCGCCTGCCAGGAGCTGCACAAGCAACTGGAATCCGAGCTGAGACAGGCCTGA
- the pdxB gene encoding 4-phosphoerythronate dehydrogenase PdxB: protein MRIVADENIPLVDAFFGGLGDIRRLPGRAIDAAAVADADLLLVRSVTRVDSTLLAGTPVRFVGTCTIGTDHLDLEYFARAGIGWSSAPGCNARGVVDYVLGSLLVLAEDEGVDLASRTFGVVGAGQVGGRLVDVLRGLGWRVLVCDPPRQAVEGGDFVDLETIIRECDAISLHTPLDAGGEHPTYHLLDTGRLERLRPGAWLLNASRGAVVDNQALRAVLERRSDLRAVLDVWEGEPQADVALAQLCRIATPHIAGYSLDGKLRGTAQVYQAWCRFSGQAESVRLDELLPAPWLDELTLDAGTDPNWALATLCRAVYDPRRDDADFRRSLAGDEGQRRAAFDVLRKHYPVRREIDGLRVRLKGDAPSLAGVVRALGAELV from the coding sequence ATGCGAATAGTTGCCGACGAAAACATTCCCCTGGTCGATGCCTTCTTCGGCGGCCTGGGCGACATCCGCCGCCTGCCGGGCCGCGCCATCGACGCTGCCGCCGTGGCCGACGCCGACCTGCTGCTGGTGCGCTCGGTGACCCGTGTCGATAGCACCCTCCTGGCTGGTACGCCGGTGCGCTTCGTCGGCACCTGCACCATCGGCACCGACCACCTCGATCTCGAATACTTCGCGCGGGCCGGCATCGGCTGGTCCAGTGCGCCCGGCTGCAACGCGCGCGGCGTGGTGGATTATGTGCTGGGCAGCCTGCTGGTGCTGGCCGAGGACGAGGGCGTGGACCTTGCCTCGCGCACCTTCGGTGTAGTGGGCGCCGGCCAGGTGGGTGGACGCCTGGTGGACGTGCTGAGGGGGCTCGGCTGGCGGGTGCTGGTCTGCGATCCGCCGCGCCAGGCGGTCGAGGGGGGCGATTTCGTCGACCTGGAAACCATCATCCGCGAGTGCGACGCCATCAGCCTGCACACACCACTGGACGCCGGTGGTGAGCATCCGACCTATCACCTGCTGGACACCGGTCGCCTGGAACGTCTGCGGCCGGGCGCCTGGCTGCTCAATGCGAGCCGTGGCGCGGTGGTGGACAACCAGGCCCTGCGCGCGGTGCTGGAGCGTCGCTCAGACCTGCGTGCGGTGCTGGATGTGTGGGAGGGCGAACCCCAGGCGGACGTGGCGCTGGCTCAGCTGTGCCGCATCGCCACGCCGCACATCGCTGGCTACAGCCTGGACGGCAAGCTGCGTGGTACCGCGCAGGTCTATCAGGCCTGGTGCCGCTTCAGCGGGCAGGCGGAAAGCGTGCGATTGGATGAGTTGCTGCCCGCGCCCTGGCTGGATGAGCTGACCCTGGATGCCGGCACCGACCCGAACTGGGCCCTGGCGACGCTGTGCCGCGCGGTGTATGACCCGCGCCGCGACGATGCGGATTTCCGCCGTAGCCTGGCGGGGGATGAAGGCCAGCGTCGCGCTGCCTTCGATGTCCTGCGCAAGCACTATCCGGTGCGGCGGGAAATCGACGGTCTGCGGGTGCGTTTGAAGGGGGATGCGCCCAGCCTGGCGGGAGTCGTCCGGGCGCTGGGGGCCGAACTGGTGTAG
- a CDS encoding MATE family efflux transporter, with the protein MELSVSHAQSRFSRASAELRALLRLATPIMIAQLSNTAMGFVDAVMAGRVSPRDLAAVALGNSIWIPVFLLMTGTLLATTAKVAERFGGNRQEETGPLVRQALWLALVVGLTGALVLLNARPVLQLMGVDPELIAPAMGYLQGIAFGFPAVALYYVLRCFSDGLGRTRPSMVLGICGLLLNIPLNYILIYGHLGMPAMGGVGCGWASGTVMWFMLLGMLSWVSRAPVYQPSRLFERFDKPQLPVIKRLLSVGGPIGIAVFAESSIFAVIALLIGGLGATVVAGHQIALNFSALVFMIPYALAMAVTVRVGQALGRGEPRAARFAAGVGIGVALAYACLSASLMLVCRELIAKMYSPDPAVIAVAAMLIVYSALFQFSDAIQVAAAGALRGYQDTRATMIITLFAYWGIGLPVGYALGLSNWLGEPSGPKGLWQGLVVGLTCAAVLLSVRLARSSRARIRM; encoded by the coding sequence ATGGAACTTTCAGTGTCCCACGCTCAATCCCGTTTCAGCCGCGCCAGCGCGGAGCTGCGCGCGCTGCTCAGGCTGGCAACGCCCATCATGATCGCCCAGCTCTCCAACACCGCCATGGGATTCGTCGACGCCGTGATGGCCGGCCGCGTGAGCCCGCGCGACCTGGCCGCCGTCGCGCTCGGCAACTCCATCTGGATTCCGGTATTCCTGCTGATGACCGGAACCCTGCTGGCCACCACCGCCAAGGTGGCCGAGCGCTTCGGCGGAAACCGGCAGGAGGAGACCGGTCCGCTGGTGCGCCAAGCCCTGTGGCTTGCCCTGGTCGTGGGCCTGACCGGCGCGCTGGTACTGCTCAATGCACGGCCGGTATTGCAACTGATGGGCGTCGACCCCGAGCTCATCGCCCCGGCCATGGGCTACCTGCAGGGCATCGCTTTCGGCTTCCCCGCCGTGGCTCTCTACTATGTGCTGCGTTGCTTCAGCGATGGCCTGGGCCGCACCCGGCCGAGCATGGTGCTGGGCATCTGCGGCCTTCTGCTGAACATTCCGCTGAACTACATCCTGATCTACGGCCACCTGGGCATGCCCGCCATGGGCGGCGTCGGCTGCGGCTGGGCGAGCGGTACGGTGATGTGGTTCATGCTGCTGGGCATGCTGAGCTGGGTGTCCCGCGCTCCGGTCTACCAGCCGAGCCGGTTGTTCGAACGCTTCGACAAGCCGCAACTGCCGGTGATCAAGCGCCTGCTCTCGGTGGGCGGGCCCATTGGCATCGCCGTATTCGCCGAGTCGAGCATCTTCGCCGTGATCGCCCTGCTGATCGGCGGCCTTGGTGCCACGGTGGTCGCCGGTCACCAGATCGCCCTGAACTTCAGCGCGCTGGTGTTCATGATCCCCTACGCACTGGCGATGGCCGTCACCGTGCGCGTCGGCCAGGCCCTCGGGCGTGGCGAACCCCGTGCAGCGCGCTTCGCGGCCGGCGTCGGCATAGGCGTGGCGCTGGCCTATGCCTGCCTGTCCGCGAGTCTGATGCTGGTGTGCCGTGAACTGATCGCGAAGATGTACTCGCCGGATCCTGCGGTGATCGCCGTAGCGGCCATGCTGATTGTCTATTCCGCGCTGTTCCAGTTCTCCGACGCCATCCAGGTCGCCGCCGCAGGCGCATTGCGTGGCTACCAGGACACCCGCGCGACCATGATCATCACCCTCTTCGCCTACTGGGGCATCGGCTTGCCGGTGGGCTACGCGCTGGGCCTCTCCAACTGGCTGGGCGAACCGAGCGGCCCCAAGGGGCTCTGGCAGGGCCTGGTGGTGGGCCTGACCTGTGCCGCGGTGCTGCTCAGCGTGCGCCTGGCGCGCAGCTCGCGGGCAAGAATCAGGATGTAA